The following are encoded together in the Triticum dicoccoides isolate Atlit2015 ecotype Zavitan chromosome 6B, WEW_v2.0, whole genome shotgun sequence genome:
- the LOC119323980 gene encoding quinone oxidoreductase PIG3-like, protein MRAVAIASPGGPEALQVREVDDLPAPGEGEVLVAVAAAGVNRADTVQRQGRYPPPPGASPYPGLECSGTILALGANVPPRWAVGDQVCALLTGGGYAERVVVPAGQLLPVPEGVSLTDAAGLPEVACTVWSTVFMTSHLSPGESFLIHGGSSGIGTFAIQIAKHLGVKVFVTAGSEEKLAACKGLGADVCINYKTEDFVARVKEETDGKGVDVILDNIGASYLQRNLNSLAVDGRLFIIGFMGGTTTEVNLQAMLARRLTIQAAGLRNRSLANKAQIVSEVEKNVWPAVVSGKVKPVIYKTFPLSEAAESHKLMETSSHIGKILLIP, encoded by the exons ATGAGGGCGGTGGCGATCGCGAGCCCCGGCGGGCCGGAGGCGCTGCAGGTGCGCGAGGTGGACGACCTCCCGGCGCCGGGGGAGGGCGAGGTGCTCGTCGCGGTGGCCGCCGCCGGCGTCAACCGCGCCGACACGGTCCAGCGGCAGGGCCGGTACCCGCCGCCGCCCGGCGCCTCCCCCTACCCGGGGCTCGAGTGCTCCGGCACCATCCTCGCGCTCGGGGCCAACGTGCCCCCGCGCTGGGCCGTCGGCGACCAG GTGTGCGCGCTGCTTACCGGTGGCGGGTATGCGGAGAGGGTGGTGGTGCCGGCGGGGCAGCTGCTCCCGGTGCCGGAGGGGGTGTCCCTGACCGACGCCGCCGGCTTGCCCGAGGTGGCCTGCACCGTCTGGTCCACCGTCTTCATGACCAGCCACCTCTCCCCCGGCGAATCCTTCCtt ATCCATGGCGGATCGAGTGGAATCGGTACATTCGCTATACAGATTGCGAAGCACCTTGGTGTTAAGGTTTTTGTTACTGCAG GAAGCGAAGAAAAACTAGCTGCCTGCAAAGGTTTGGGAGCGGATGTATGCATAAACTACAAAACTGAAGATTTTGTAGCGCGCGTAAAAGAAGAAACCGATGGAAAGG GTGTTGATGTCATTCTGGACAATATCGGCGCATCTTATCTCCAGCGCAATCTGAACAGCTTAGCTGTTGATGGTAGACTCTTCATCATCGGTTTCATGGGAGGCACTACAACTGAAGTGAACCTGCAGGCGATGCTTGCCCGAAGATTGACCATACAAG CTGCTGGATTGCGGAACAGAAGCCTCGCTAACAAAGCCCAGATCGTCAGCGAGGTGGAGAAGAACGTGTGGCCTGCTGTCGTGTCGGGCAAGGTGAAGCCGGTGATTTACAAGACATTCCCTCTGTCTGAAGCAGCTGAATCTCACAAGTTGATGGAGACGAGCTCCCACATTGGCAAGATACTGCTGATTCCATGA
- the LOC119323577 gene encoding uncharacterized protein LOC119323577, with product MMGGRGGGVGSGGGGGRRQERQALMAAFAVALLMGTAVYFRIWARQSDDPSFTADDREELRRQFEHANLEAMDESAEWRMKYDTELAKNRDLQDELLKVKTSLSDSTRRFEELQKDNEMLKRQTESMKLECNCTVPLNINQE from the exons ATGATGGGGGGACGAGGTGGGGGAGTAGGGagcgggggaggaggggggcggcggcaGGAGCGGCAGGCGCTGATGGCGGCGTTCGCGGTGGCGCTGCTGATGGGCACCGCCGTCTACTTCCGCATCTGGGCGCGCCagtccgacgacccctccttcaccGCCGACGACCGCGAGGAGCTCCG GAGGCAGTTCGAGCATGCTAACCTAGAGGCAATGGATGAATCCGCTGAGTGGAGAATGAAATACGACACGGAGTTGGCGAAAAACAGGGACCTGCAAGATGAACTTTTAAAG GTCAAGACCTCACTGTCTGATTCAACCAGGAGATTTGAAGAGTTGCAAAAG GATAATGAGATGTTGAAGAGGCAGACTGAATCCATGAAACTGGAGTGCAATTGCACCGTTCCATTGAATATTAATCAGGAATAA